A segment of the bacterium genome:
TATAGGAAGAATACATTTTTCATAAACCTAACTAATGGGAAAAATAACCATGGCAAAGAAGAAGAAACCAGCCAAGAAGGCAGCCAAAAAGAAAGCCGTTAAGAAGGCCGTTAAAAAAGCTGCAAAAAAACCGGCAAAGAAGAAATCAGCGCGTAAGCCCAACGCTGCTTTCATGGCGAAACTGACGCCCAGCAGCACTCTGGCGGAGGTTATCGGTTCACAACCCAGACCGAGAACAGAAATGATCAAAAAGATCTGGGATTATATCAAGAAAAACGGGTTGCAGGATAAAACGAACAGACGCATGATCAATGCGGACGATAAACTTCGCTCGCTTTTCGGAGGTAAGGGTCAAGTTTCCATGTTCGATCTTGCCAAGATCGTTTCAAAAAACGTGAGCTAATTTTCCCAAAGGCTTACAAAAAAACCCGCTTCTTTCTGAGCGGGTTTTTTATTTTCCGTTTGGATTAAGTATTTATCATTACTCGAAAACGTAGTTCACACGGTTGGTGCTTTCCGGTCGCACACGCACATTCACTTCATAAAATTTTTTGAATGAAGGATGGACCAACCTGATTTTATGA
Coding sequences within it:
- a CDS encoding SWIB/MDM2 domain-containing protein gives rise to the protein MAKKKKPAKKAAKKKAVKKAVKKAAKKPAKKKSARKPNAAFMAKLTPSSTLAEVIGSQPRPRTEMIKKIWDYIKKNGLQDKTNRRMINADDKLRSLFGGKGQVSMFDLAKIVSKNVS